From Apium graveolens cultivar Ventura chromosome 9, ASM990537v1, whole genome shotgun sequence, the proteins below share one genomic window:
- the LOC141687489 gene encoding (S)-8-oxocitronellyl enol synthase ISY1-like, whose translation MSWWWSRSVGAAMEQESLNQENVPLSYENVALVVGITGIVGNSLAEILPLPDTPGGPWKVYGVARRPRPPWIPNKHVEYIQCDISNPKETESRLSGLKDVTHLFYVTWASGSTEADNCEINSKMFKNLLNCIIPNAPKLKHICLTTGKKHYMGPFDTFMIAPHEPPHTEDLPRLDAPNFYYNLEDILFENVAKKDGLTWSVHRPGPIFGFSPCSMMNIICTLCVYASICKHEGAVMKFPGTKEAWSSYYSASDADLIAEQEIWAAVDPKAKNEAFNCSNGDVFKWKHFWKVLAEQFEVECGELEDGERLTFVELMKDKGSVWEEIVKQNNLVPTKLEDVGAWWLADFTFGIEYPLDCMNKSKEHGFLGFRNSKSSFIQWIEKLKISKIVP comes from the exons ATGAGCTGGTGGTGGTCACGTTCAGTTGGCGCTGCAATG GAACAGGAATCTCTCAATCAAGAAAATGTTCCGTTGAGCTACGAAAATGTGGCCTTAGTTGTGGGCATTACAGGCATTGTTGGCAATAGTCTGGCCGAGATTCTCCCTCTCCCTGACACCCCGGGCGGCCCGTGGAAAGTCTACGGCGTTGCTCGTCGTCCAAGACCACCATGGATTCCAAACAAACATGTTGAGTACATCCAGTGTGACATTTCCAATCCAAAGGAAACTGAATCCAGACTCTCCGGCCTTAAAGATGTGACTCACCTCTTTTATGTCACTTGGGCTAGTGGATCTACTGAAGCTGACAACTGCGAAATAAATAGCAAAATGTTTAAAAACTTGTTGAATTGTATCATTCCGAATGCACCAAAACTGAAACATATTTGTTTGACAACCGGGAAAAAGCATTACATGGGTCCTTTTGATACTTTTATGATTGCACCACATGAACCTCCGCATACCGAAGATCTTCCCAGGCTAGATGCTCCAAATTTTTACTATAATCTCGAGGATATCTTGTTCGAGAATGTAGCCAAAAAGGATGGCTTAACTTGGTCAGTCCATAGGCCTGGACCTATATTTGGTTTTTCACCTTGCAGTATGATGAACATAATATGTACTCTCTGTGTTTATGCTTCAATATGCAAACATGAGGGTGCAGTTATGAAGTTTCCAGGGActaaagaagcttggagttcgTATTATTCAGCTTCGGATGCTGACTTGATTGCtgagcaagagatatgggctgcAGTGGATCCAAAGGCCAAGAATGAAGCTTTCAATTGCAGTAATGGTGATGTGTTCAAGTGGAAGCATTTCTGGAAGGTTTTGGCTGAGCAATTTGAGGTGGAATGCGGAGAGCTTGAAGACGGAGAGAGGCTGACATTTGTGGAGTTGATGAAGGATAAAGGGAGTGTGTGGGAAGAGATTGTGAAACAAAACAATTTGGTGCCAACTAAACTAGAAGATGTGGGAGCTTGGTGGCTTGCTGATTTTACATTTGGCATTGAGTATCCTTTAGATTGTATGAACAAGAGCAAGGAGCATGGTTTCTTGGGTTTTAGGAATTCCAAATCTTCTTTCATTCAGTGGATTGAGAAGCTCAAAATCTCCAAAATTGTTCCTTAG